A single Anatilimnocola floriformis DNA region contains:
- a CDS encoding Do family serine endopeptidase has product MQTSANNTFSRWAMGSVLTIATLTSAGYFLESTHLLSPNHVTAAPAAPVVATPKAREDLSHANSLSEAFRNSSNRVLPAVVAIQNIQQPKLVQREMPRNMPRGGGMRQMPPGMGELDPLLKRFFEGMPEGEFDGRGGEGAPGRQMPGRESSGSGVIIDPAGVILTNNHVVAGGGKLRVKLHDGREFDAVDVKTDTGTDLAVIKIKANGSLPYAALGDSDQMQIGDWVLALGQPFGLQDTVTAGIISAKGRDIGITRHNEFLQTDAAINPGNSGGPLVNLQGEVVGINTAISSSSGGFQGIGFAVPVNVAKWVSSQLLKDGSVHRAYLGVGIQAVDQTLADQLGLSTSQGALITDVQKDSPAAQAGVQAQDVIVEFAGKPVNSPRSLQAVVGRADLGSKQPMVVLRDGKRVTLQVNIKEQPKGYGEVAKFNEEEGSGPRKPESSSFENLGLDVAPLTADLAKQLSVKADAGVVVTDVENGSAAANAGLQQGDVIAQVGRTPVKSVDEFRAAVKKADLDKGLMLLVKSSEGSRFVVLKN; this is encoded by the coding sequence ATGCAAACATCGGCTAATAATACGTTTTCCCGCTGGGCGATGGGCTCGGTGCTCACCATCGCGACGCTGACGTCGGCGGGCTATTTTCTTGAGTCAACACATCTGCTGTCGCCCAATCATGTGACAGCAGCCCCGGCAGCGCCGGTGGTAGCAACTCCCAAGGCTCGCGAAGATTTGTCGCATGCCAATTCGCTGTCGGAAGCGTTTCGTAACTCCTCGAACCGCGTCCTTCCAGCCGTCGTCGCGATTCAAAACATTCAACAGCCGAAGCTGGTGCAGCGCGAAATGCCGCGCAACATGCCCCGCGGTGGCGGCATGCGGCAAATGCCGCCGGGCATGGGCGAACTCGACCCGCTGCTGAAGCGATTCTTTGAAGGCATGCCGGAAGGTGAGTTCGATGGCCGCGGTGGCGAAGGCGCGCCGGGTCGACAAATGCCAGGACGCGAAAGCAGCGGCTCGGGCGTGATCATCGATCCTGCCGGTGTGATTCTCACGAACAATCACGTCGTCGCTGGCGGCGGCAAGTTGCGTGTGAAGTTGCATGACGGTCGCGAGTTCGATGCAGTAGATGTGAAGACCGATACAGGCACCGATCTCGCCGTGATCAAGATCAAAGCCAACGGCTCGCTGCCGTATGCCGCGCTGGGTGACAGCGATCAGATGCAGATTGGTGATTGGGTGCTCGCGCTCGGTCAGCCGTTTGGTCTGCAAGACACCGTGACTGCCGGCATCATCTCGGCGAAGGGCCGCGACATTGGCATCACGCGTCACAACGAGTTCCTGCAAACCGATGCTGCGATCAATCCGGGTAACAGTGGTGGCCCGCTCGTGAATCTGCAAGGCGAAGTCGTCGGCATTAATACCGCGATCAGCAGCAGCAGCGGCGGTTTTCAGGGGATCGGCTTTGCCGTACCTGTGAACGTTGCCAAGTGGGTCAGCTCGCAGTTGCTCAAGGATGGCTCGGTGCATCGCGCTTACCTGGGCGTCGGCATTCAAGCTGTTGACCAGACGCTAGCCGATCAATTGGGGCTCAGCACGTCGCAAGGCGCACTGATCACCGATGTGCAAAAGGATTCGCCGGCCGCGCAAGCGGGTGTGCAAGCGCAAGACGTGATCGTGGAATTTGCCGGCAAGCCGGTGAACAGCCCACGCTCGCTGCAAGCCGTTGTCGGTCGTGCCGATCTCGGCAGCAAGCAGCCGATGGTTGTGCTCCGCGATGGCAAACGGGTCACACTGCAGGTGAATATCAAGGAACAGCCGAAGGGCTACGGAGAGGTTGCCAAGTTCAATGAAGAAGAAGGCTCGGGCCCACGCAAGCCAGAGTCGTCGTCATTCGAAAACCTGGGCCTCGATGTCGCGCCGCTGACCGCTGATCTGGCGAAACAGCTGAGCGTGAAGGCTGACGCTGGCGTTGTTGTGACCGACGTCGAAAACGGCTCGGCTGCGGCGAACGCCGGTCTGCAGCAAGGCGATGTCATCGCGCAGGTCGGCCGCACGCCGGTCAAGAGTGTCGATGAATTCCGCGCTGCGGTGAAGAAGGCCGACCTCGATAAAGGCCTGATGTTGCTCGTGAAGAGCAGCGAAGGTTCGCGCTTCGTCGTCCTGAAGAACTAA
- a CDS encoding porin family protein: MQLLFSHLRWPTYRLALLAIGCCCALALCSASEAWGQNPIRKVGSSGTANAPTNPLRSSSESIALTRIDPNVKPTQAQETLPTPLRLSPMGAAPMETQPQQPPGVPIPGSQPEQYIEGDPNQAWPADAPAMDHYGGGRFGNHHGQAYPAREPWFSHNDPNDAGRHTGWGDPLTGTSWLNRPWYVGVFVGGMIADDILEDHVYSDSGPIVGLRLGHDFDHFWGWEARYAYSRVETFNVAGTPISDPAREYYVDLALLHYPWGDSRWRPYLLAGLGFMNARYMNEAGQGIDDTVLTMPLGVGLKMYQSPWFTIRFDATANLSFSGAHVDPMNNFSLMMGVEYRFGGKRPSYFPWTGNTSYW, encoded by the coding sequence ATGCAATTACTTTTCTCACACCTTCGCTGGCCGACATACCGCCTCGCCCTGCTGGCGATCGGCTGTTGTTGCGCGCTAGCGTTGTGCTCAGCGAGTGAAGCGTGGGGACAAAACCCAATTCGCAAAGTCGGCAGCAGCGGCACGGCCAACGCGCCGACCAATCCGCTCCGCTCGTCGTCCGAGTCGATCGCGCTCACACGCATCGATCCCAATGTGAAACCTACCCAAGCGCAGGAAACGCTGCCCACGCCGTTGCGTCTTTCACCAATGGGGGCGGCACCGATGGAGACGCAGCCGCAGCAGCCGCCGGGTGTGCCCATTCCTGGTTCACAGCCGGAGCAATACATCGAGGGCGATCCTAACCAGGCTTGGCCTGCCGATGCGCCCGCGATGGATCACTACGGCGGCGGCCGTTTTGGCAATCATCATGGCCAGGCATACCCGGCGCGCGAGCCGTGGTTTTCGCACAACGATCCGAACGATGCCGGCCGACACACCGGTTGGGGCGATCCGCTCACCGGCACCAGTTGGCTGAATCGGCCGTGGTACGTCGGCGTGTTTGTTGGCGGCATGATCGCCGATGACATACTCGAGGATCACGTCTATTCCGATAGCGGGCCGATCGTCGGCTTGCGGCTCGGTCACGACTTCGATCACTTCTGGGGCTGGGAAGCCCGCTACGCTTATTCGCGCGTGGAGACGTTCAACGTCGCCGGCACGCCGATCAGTGATCCAGCTCGCGAATACTATGTCGATCTGGCTCTGCTGCATTACCCGTGGGGCGATTCGCGCTGGCGGCCTTACTTGCTCGCCGGCCTGGGCTTTATGAATGCCCGTTACATGAACGAAGCAGGCCAGGGAATCGACGATACCGTCCTCACCATGCCGCTGGGCGTCGGCTTGAAGATGTATCAATCTCCCTGGTTCACCATTCGCTTCGATGCCACCGCGAATCTTTCTTTCAGCGGAGCGCACGTCGATCCGATGAATAATTTCAGCCTGATGATGGGCGTGGAATACCGCTTTGGCGGCAAGCGACCGAGTTACTTTCCGTGGACCGGAAATACGTCGTACTGGTAA
- a CDS encoding DUF1570 domain-containing protein: MLSLLPIRCAVSLASSCGALLLLLILAASGAAQESRWPAEKTIGIFRCHADFQFGRDELLLNQLGDLSRDLTEILGLPASRESVHLFLFHDREAYQNYLKTYFPRIPYRRALFIKSKGPGMVFAAKGDDFEIDVRHEATHALLHTVVNGLPLWLDEGLAEYFEVHKNDRSSNNPHLADLRRLLQTAEPPALPTLEAITDFEQLGRDEYRDSFAWVHFMLHGPREAHEELVNYISELRANQQPEPLSRRLRRRLPDLDRRFADHLLGR; this comes from the coding sequence ATGCTATCACTGCTTCCAATTCGCTGCGCAGTTTCTCTGGCGTCGAGCTGCGGTGCACTCCTGCTGCTACTGATTCTTGCCGCCAGCGGCGCTGCGCAAGAGTCGCGCTGGCCAGCCGAGAAGACCATCGGCATCTTCCGTTGCCATGCCGATTTTCAATTCGGCCGCGATGAACTACTCCTCAATCAGCTGGGCGATCTTTCGCGCGACCTCACCGAGATCCTCGGTTTGCCGGCTTCGCGCGAGTCGGTGCACCTCTTTCTGTTTCATGATCGCGAAGCCTATCAAAACTATCTGAAGACCTACTTTCCCCGCATTCCTTATCGCCGGGCCCTGTTCATCAAGTCGAAGGGGCCGGGGATGGTTTTCGCCGCGAAGGGGGACGATTTTGAAATCGATGTCCGCCACGAAGCGACTCACGCACTGCTGCACACCGTGGTGAACGGCTTGCCGCTGTGGCTCGACGAAGGACTCGCCGAGTATTTCGAAGTCCACAAGAACGATCGCTCGTCGAACAATCCGCACCTCGCCGACCTGCGCCGGTTGCTGCAAACGGCTGAGCCGCCAGCACTCCCCACGCTCGAAGCCATCACCGATTTTGAACAGCTCGGTCGAGACGAATATCGCGACTCGTTCGCCTGGGTTCACTTCATGCTGCACGGCCCGCGCGAAGCTCACGAAGAGCTCGTCAACTACATCTCCGAGCTCCGCGCCAATCAACAGCCAGAGCCGCTCAGCCGGCGTCTGCGTCGGCGGCTTCCCGATCTCGACCGGCGGTTCGCCGATCATCTCTTGGGCCGCTAG
- a CDS encoding DUF4132 domain-containing protein: MYRNPAALSADSIVTLEKILEPMRKQDREIADRLMKYIIDGDEESVLNKMWEAGKDLRLGALEQYGFQADPISWQTFFRDLTNFDIELFQRFIKVFEAAVCNAPKDRFLLQKWLGNSRGLEVLLQEANRITGQFYTTDRKPANFPFPLIEQLLKEAGADIDKYLHGIFEFDEKRPWDSQVRKQLRLGMQGLGPVLAERRSLVVPYLLEGHVISRVSALETLIDANVPLAVFVEELATCATESSKQVRDAAWPVLRKVSDEARPHVERLAREGDRNQREHAIRLLGRFYGEQTLPLLRELLETEKSAPVREVLQAALGEVKTATAEPLVLEVPPLPPLDLHAPVTPALRQAIEAIAGGHEKQRAIHNEKFNNPAANPHLHPNHRLESLPKDWVDAVCAILAGKREPAAQSHGYLQEAGLYGGYLKGDITAAHQRLLENPDLQLIQLVRWLVVIHAIPLSGRKAVESQAIDSIEKYRATHSPPITLAELGAAVEAVGADSGSLLQLSLYEYWQAFDWEAEAVWPYLYANLAALERSFIPVQTTDYQTRYESEWQRAGAFRLLRKFPVVPPAIVGKVWELAISTNKHERQQAQPIAARLPDLQERLATALSSGSFQTRQNAAEWIGRLGDKVAIKPLVVAAKNEKQDATFDTMLTALERLGESISPFLDREKLQADAQKNLAKGLPTALVFFPFDTLPGVRWQDSGKPVPTETLIWLIVQSFKLKTAEPGALLKRYCELFRKNDREEFGNFVLQAWLGQDLKRGLTDDEARAKAKKNAPQQWQYYQHSIQWYQNNKQPIPAGFPQSQSALEDQLFAQYQREVGSAVAEKGMLAVAGACCGDAAVGPVQRYLKEWYGYRAAQCKALIAMLSGVDRPLAIQYILSISNRFRTKGIREEAEKYIQLLAERKGWSLDELADRTMPTCGLDDEGKLELDFGPRKFLLRVNADLELTVYDAEGKALKKLPDPRKDDDAELAKAAKKTYSVAKTEVKKLFGLTQTRLYEAMCTERTWPLADWELYLHQHPLVRFLVQRLVWAVLVDGEVVQTFRPLDDGSFTDFEDNPVTPPAGSSIRVAHACNVSPETTQAWAQHLSDYDVTPLFAQFARAPYELPAAKQKTTSADDFQGHLVEAFKLRGLATKFGYTRGQAEDGGWFYSYSKAFPGLGIEVLLSFSGNGLPEENRTVALTTMSFARKSPGRDSGYNRAGNLQLKDVPSVLLAECLGDMKTIAAAGSGFDAEWEKRL; this comes from the coding sequence ATGTATCGGAACCCGGCGGCACTCAGCGCGGACAGCATTGTGACGCTCGAAAAAATCCTCGAGCCGATGCGGAAACAAGATCGTGAAATTGCCGACCGCCTGATGAAGTACATCATCGATGGCGACGAAGAGTCCGTACTGAACAAGATGTGGGAAGCGGGCAAGGACCTGCGTTTGGGCGCGCTGGAGCAGTATGGTTTTCAAGCCGATCCTATTTCTTGGCAGACGTTTTTTCGTGACTTGACCAACTTTGATATCGAGCTATTTCAGCGGTTTATCAAGGTCTTCGAGGCTGCCGTTTGCAATGCACCAAAGGATCGCTTCTTGTTGCAAAAGTGGCTGGGAAACTCGCGCGGCTTGGAGGTGCTGCTACAAGAGGCAAATCGAATCACTGGGCAGTTCTACACCACCGACCGTAAGCCCGCGAATTTTCCCTTTCCGTTGATCGAACAGCTGCTGAAGGAAGCGGGCGCTGACATCGACAAGTATTTACACGGCATTTTTGAATTTGATGAGAAGCGACCCTGGGATTCTCAAGTCCGCAAGCAACTGCGTCTTGGTATGCAAGGTCTCGGGCCCGTGCTGGCCGAGCGGCGGTCATTGGTCGTGCCCTATTTGCTGGAAGGACATGTCATATCGCGAGTGTCCGCCCTCGAAACGCTCATCGATGCTAACGTGCCGCTGGCGGTGTTTGTCGAAGAGTTGGCTACGTGCGCAACCGAGTCCTCGAAACAAGTTCGCGATGCCGCCTGGCCGGTGCTGCGGAAGGTCTCCGACGAAGCTCGGCCGCACGTCGAACGCTTGGCCCGCGAAGGTGATCGCAACCAGCGTGAGCACGCGATTCGTTTGTTAGGCCGTTTCTACGGCGAGCAGACTTTGCCGCTGCTGCGCGAGTTGCTCGAAACCGAAAAATCGGCGCCGGTGCGCGAAGTGCTGCAAGCGGCACTCGGCGAAGTGAAGACCGCAACGGCGGAGCCACTTGTGCTCGAAGTGCCGCCACTCCCGCCGCTAGATTTGCACGCGCCCGTCACACCTGCTCTCCGGCAAGCGATTGAAGCGATCGCTGGTGGCCACGAAAAGCAGCGCGCGATTCACAACGAGAAGTTCAATAACCCAGCTGCCAATCCGCACCTTCATCCCAATCATCGGCTCGAATCACTGCCGAAAGATTGGGTCGATGCTGTGTGCGCGATTCTGGCAGGCAAGCGAGAGCCTGCCGCGCAGTCGCACGGATACTTGCAGGAAGCTGGGCTCTACGGTGGATACCTGAAAGGGGACATTACCGCTGCTCACCAGCGATTGTTGGAGAATCCCGATCTGCAACTGATTCAACTGGTTCGTTGGCTGGTGGTCATTCATGCGATTCCGCTGAGCGGCCGAAAAGCTGTGGAATCGCAGGCGATTGATTCGATTGAAAAGTATCGCGCGACGCATTCACCGCCGATCACGCTGGCCGAACTCGGCGCCGCTGTGGAGGCGGTGGGAGCTGATAGCGGCAGCCTCCTGCAATTGTCCCTCTATGAATATTGGCAAGCCTTCGACTGGGAAGCCGAAGCCGTGTGGCCTTACCTGTATGCAAATCTGGCAGCTCTCGAACGTTCGTTCATTCCGGTGCAAACGACCGACTACCAGACGAGATACGAAAGTGAATGGCAGCGCGCCGGTGCATTTCGGTTGCTGCGCAAATTCCCCGTCGTGCCACCGGCCATCGTCGGCAAAGTGTGGGAACTCGCCATCAGCACAAACAAACACGAGCGACAACAAGCGCAACCGATTGCAGCGAGACTTCCCGACTTGCAAGAGCGATTAGCCACGGCGCTCAGCAGCGGCAGCTTTCAAACACGACAAAATGCAGCCGAATGGATCGGGAGGTTGGGAGACAAGGTAGCAATCAAACCGCTCGTGGTCGCAGCCAAGAACGAGAAACAAGACGCCACGTTCGATACGATGTTGACCGCGCTCGAGCGACTTGGCGAATCGATCTCGCCGTTTCTCGATCGCGAAAAACTGCAAGCCGATGCGCAGAAGAATCTTGCGAAGGGCCTGCCGACAGCCCTCGTCTTTTTTCCCTTCGACACGCTGCCAGGAGTTCGCTGGCAAGATAGCGGCAAGCCAGTTCCGACGGAAACGCTCATCTGGCTGATTGTGCAGAGCTTCAAATTGAAGACGGCGGAGCCCGGCGCGCTCCTTAAGCGTTATTGCGAACTCTTTCGCAAGAATGACCGCGAGGAGTTCGGCAACTTTGTGCTGCAGGCCTGGCTTGGTCAGGATTTGAAACGTGGGTTGACCGATGACGAAGCCCGTGCAAAAGCCAAGAAGAATGCGCCGCAGCAATGGCAGTATTATCAGCACAGCATCCAGTGGTATCAGAACAACAAGCAGCCCATTCCTGCGGGCTTTCCGCAGAGTCAGTCGGCACTCGAAGATCAGCTCTTTGCACAATATCAACGCGAGGTCGGCTCCGCCGTTGCGGAGAAAGGCATGCTCGCCGTGGCCGGCGCTTGCTGTGGCGATGCTGCCGTCGGGCCGGTGCAGCGGTATTTGAAAGAGTGGTATGGCTATCGCGCGGCGCAGTGCAAGGCGCTCATCGCCATGCTCTCCGGCGTCGATCGGCCGCTGGCGATTCAATACATTCTCTCGATTTCGAATCGCTTTCGCACGAAAGGAATTCGCGAAGAGGCCGAGAAATACATTCAGCTGCTCGCCGAGCGCAAGGGCTGGTCGCTCGATGAACTGGCCGATCGGACGATGCCGACGTGCGGACTCGATGACGAAGGAAAACTCGAGCTCGACTTCGGCCCGCGCAAGTTTCTGCTGCGCGTGAATGCCGATTTGGAGCTGACCGTTTACGACGCCGAAGGGAAGGCGTTGAAAAAACTCCCCGATCCGCGCAAAGATGACGACGCTGAACTCGCGAAGGCCGCGAAGAAAACCTACTCGGTGGCCAAGACCGAAGTGAAAAAGCTATTTGGCCTGACGCAGACGCGGTTATATGAAGCGATGTGTACCGAGCGAACTTGGCCGCTTGCCGATTGGGAGTTGTATCTGCATCAGCATCCACTCGTGCGGTTTCTAGTGCAGAGACTCGTGTGGGCGGTGCTCGTTGATGGCGAGGTGGTGCAGACTTTTCGGCCGCTCGATGACGGCTCGTTTACGGACTTCGAAGACAATCCCGTCACCCCGCCCGCTGGTAGCTCGATTCGCGTCGCGCATGCCTGCAACGTGTCGCCGGAGACCACGCAGGCTTGGGCACAACACCTTTCCGATTACGATGTCACGCCGTTATTTGCGCAGTTCGCTCGCGCTCCGTATGAGTTGCCGGCAGCGAAACAAAAGACGACGAGCGCCGACGATTTCCAAGGACATCTCGTCGAAGCCTTCAAGCTCCGCGGCTTGGCGACGAAATTCGGCTACACCCGCGGTCAGGCCGAGGATGGCGGTTGGTTCTACAGCTATTCGAAAGCATTTCCCGGCCTGGGCATCGAAGTGCTACTAAGCTTCAGCGGGAACGGCTTACCGGAAGAGAACCGCACCGTCGCACTCACAACGATGAGCTTCGCAAGAAAATCGCCGGGTCGCGACAGCGGTTACAACCGCGCTGGCAATCTCCAACTCAAGGACGTTCCCAGCGTGCTGCTTGCCGAATGCCTCGGCGACATGAAGACAATCGCCGCGGCGGGAAGCGGTTTCGATGCCGAGTGGGAGAAGCGGCTGTAG
- a CDS encoding NAD(P)/FAD-dependent oxidoreductase, whose amino-acid sequence MTTSSSPAENPAVETTDVVVIGGGPAGATVSTIIAQHGHKVQLFERERFPRFHIGESLIPETYWVLKRLNMLDKMKGSHFVKKFSVQFVTDKGRLSEPFYFHDNKPHECSQTWQVLRSEFDLMMLRNAAEHGVQVHEGVRVLDVLFEGTRAVGVKVEDENGQQREVRAKVVVDASGQSSLLLGKLGLRVWDNDLKKAAVWSYWENAYRDTGRDEGATHVMQTEGKKGWFWYIPLHNNIVSIGVVAEHSYLFQNRASKDLQDIYNEEVARCPGLQPRLTNAKQVAPMRAAKEYTYRSTQVAGDGWALVGDAFGFLDPLYSSGVLLALRSGSVCGDAVAEGLSKGDTSAAQLGKWGPDFITGMNRMKRLVCEYYDGFSFGRFVKKHPNLKGHLTDLLIGDLFDDKVDDVIEPMNEIRAEMAAAAAAKATAAAQ is encoded by the coding sequence ATGACCACTTCTTCATCGCCTGCCGAAAACCCTGCTGTCGAAACCACCGATGTCGTTGTGATCGGCGGCGGTCCCGCCGGTGCAACGGTCTCCACGATCATCGCGCAGCACGGTCACAAGGTGCAGCTGTTCGAGCGCGAGCGCTTTCCGCGGTTCCACATCGGCGAATCCTTGATTCCCGAAACGTATTGGGTCCTCAAGCGGCTCAACATGCTCGACAAGATGAAGGGAAGCCACTTCGTCAAAAAGTTCAGCGTGCAATTTGTCACCGACAAAGGCCGTCTGTCGGAGCCGTTCTACTTTCACGACAACAAGCCGCACGAGTGCTCGCAAACCTGGCAAGTGCTGCGGAGCGAGTTCGACCTGATGATGCTCCGCAATGCCGCCGAACATGGCGTGCAGGTGCATGAAGGGGTGCGCGTGCTCGATGTGCTGTTCGAAGGAACTCGCGCGGTCGGCGTGAAGGTGGAAGATGAAAACGGCCAGCAGCGCGAAGTGCGAGCCAAGGTCGTCGTCGATGCCAGCGGTCAAAGCTCGCTGCTGCTCGGGAAACTTGGGCTGCGAGTGTGGGACAACGATCTGAAAAAAGCCGCCGTTTGGAGCTACTGGGAAAATGCCTATCGCGACACAGGCCGCGACGAAGGCGCCACGCACGTGATGCAAACGGAAGGTAAGAAGGGTTGGTTCTGGTACATCCCGCTGCACAACAACATTGTCAGCATCGGCGTCGTTGCCGAGCACTCGTATCTTTTTCAGAACCGCGCGTCGAAAGATCTGCAAGACATTTACAACGAAGAAGTCGCCCGCTGCCCCGGCCTGCAGCCGCGACTCACCAATGCCAAACAAGTCGCGCCGATGCGAGCGGCCAAGGAATACACCTATCGCTCGACGCAAGTCGCCGGCGATGGCTGGGCGCTGGTGGGCGATGCCTTTGGCTTCCTCGATCCGCTCTACTCGTCCGGCGTGCTCCTCGCGCTCCGTTCGGGTTCGGTCTGCGGCGATGCCGTGGCCGAAGGTTTGAGCAAAGGCGACACATCGGCTGCGCAACTCGGCAAATGGGGCCCCGATTTCATCACTGGCATGAACCGCATGAAGCGTCTCGTCTGCGAATACTACGACGGCTTTAGCTTCGGCCGGTTCGTGAAGAAGCATCCCAACTTGAAGGGACACCTTACGGATCTCTTGATTGGCGATCTGTTCGATGACAAGGTTGACGATGTGATCGAGCCGATGAATGAAATCCGCGCCGAGATGGCTGCTGCAGCGGCAGCGAAAGCGACGGCTGCCGCGCAGTAG